From Pigmentibacter ruber, a single genomic window includes:
- a CDS encoding heavy metal translocating P-type ATPase produces MFTKLFIQKDSNINENNNIIAQNLSQKEVLLQNDIEGRCMHCSKNFIKIKSNQMFCCNGCASVYQFLLSNDLQKYYEIMKKVGETPSSAEEFSISHYNIYEDENLNSIFKFDKNTWGFFVPEIKCAACIWLIEKSLHKIDGLDAININLLEKTITFTIKNNAVSNLKNAAILLTNIGYNPLPLPFLSSKQFRSRYEKERLKDIGISGFAFGNVMIFAASSYFGKYFGIDQKINTIFILISMIISLPAALYSGRSFFLNSFNALRNRKIHIDTTISFALIVTLLISVYETFLNSTKVYFDTITGLVFLLLIGRYFHEKAIHKAKELGESMKNILPIEAFSINKGDHVLIPKGGIFLADGIIIEGETEVNQSSLTGEEMPVVKKENDFVIAGAQNLLNPVKILAQKTGNETWISSLETLINQAKNNKSNIETVIEKILPIFSLFIIIISLLSFGFWSFFSTEKAVDVLVAILVISCPCALALATPLLMSSTLRVLWKIGAIVKTQNAIEALSEVDTVLFDKTGTLTSGELKVIEIEFLNSGVSDEKKAEILLAFYSLTKQSVHLVSKAIVNHMQLENFKSIELKNVRELAGLGIVANINNDIEIKIGNYKFINGKLQDTETRFCVYGKYGDFCVKFILSEQIKNGAKELIKYLNKNNIACYILSGDKAASVHKIAHELSINYNYCYSEKLPNEKLKILEEFQTAGKKVLALGDGVNDAAMLAKAHVGIASHGGTDVALHSADIFLRKPNLFLVKNIFIISKQAKKTLKILILVSLVYNFIAIYFAILGYVDPLFAAIFMPISSLSVFFIVYFRKVHLA; encoded by the coding sequence ATGTTTACAAAATTATTCATACAAAAAGACTCCAATATTAACGAAAACAATAATATTATAGCACAAAATTTATCTCAAAAGGAAGTCTTATTACAAAATGATATTGAAGGTAGATGCATGCATTGCAGTAAAAATTTCATAAAAATAAAATCTAATCAAATGTTTTGCTGTAATGGTTGCGCAAGTGTTTACCAGTTTTTATTGTCTAATGATTTACAGAAATATTATGAAATAATGAAAAAAGTTGGAGAAACTCCATCTTCTGCAGAAGAATTTTCAATATCACATTATAATATTTATGAAGATGAAAATTTAAATTCTATTTTTAAGTTTGATAAAAATACATGGGGATTTTTTGTTCCAGAAATAAAGTGTGCAGCTTGTATTTGGTTGATAGAAAAATCGCTTCATAAAATAGATGGACTTGATGCAATTAATATAAATTTATTAGAAAAAACAATTACTTTTACAATTAAAAATAACGCAGTAAGTAATCTTAAAAATGCGGCAATACTTTTGACAAATATTGGTTATAATCCACTCCCGCTTCCTTTTCTATCTTCAAAACAATTTAGATCTAGGTATGAAAAAGAAAGATTAAAAGATATAGGAATATCTGGATTTGCATTTGGTAACGTAATGATTTTTGCTGCCAGTTCATATTTTGGAAAATATTTTGGAATTGATCAAAAAATAAATACAATATTTATTTTAATAAGCATGATAATATCGTTACCTGCTGCATTGTATTCAGGAAGAAGTTTTTTTCTAAATTCATTTAATGCATTAAGAAATAGAAAAATACATATTGATACAACAATTTCATTTGCATTAATTGTTACTTTATTGATTAGTGTGTATGAAACTTTTTTAAATAGTACTAAAGTTTACTTTGATACTATAACAGGTTTAGTTTTTCTTCTTTTGATTGGTAGATATTTTCATGAAAAGGCAATTCATAAAGCAAAAGAATTGGGTGAATCTATGAAAAATATATTACCAATTGAAGCTTTTTCTATAAATAAAGGCGATCATGTATTAATTCCTAAAGGGGGTATTTTCTTAGCAGATGGAATAATAATAGAAGGAGAAACAGAAGTTAATCAATCTTCCTTAACAGGTGAAGAAATGCCTGTAGTAAAAAAAGAAAATGATTTTGTTATTGCTGGGGCACAAAATTTACTAAATCCTGTCAAAATATTAGCACAAAAGACAGGGAATGAAACCTGGATTTCAAGTTTAGAAACATTAATTAATCAAGCAAAAAATAATAAATCTAATATTGAAACTGTTATTGAGAAGATATTACCTATTTTTAGTTTATTTATAATAATTATCTCTTTATTATCTTTTGGATTTTGGAGCTTTTTTTCAACCGAAAAAGCCGTAGATGTTTTAGTTGCTATCTTAGTCATTTCTTGTCCCTGTGCGTTAGCATTAGCGACTCCTTTATTAATGTCTTCAACACTAAGGGTTTTATGGAAAATTGGTGCTATTGTGAAAACACAAAATGCAATAGAGGCTTTGTCTGAAGTAGATACCGTTCTATTTGATAAAACAGGAACATTAACAAGCGGTGAATTAAAAGTCATTGAAATTGAATTTCTAAATTCAGGAGTTAGTGATGAAAAAAAAGCAGAAATTCTCTTGGCATTTTATTCATTAACGAAACAGTCAGTACATTTGGTTTCAAAAGCAATAGTTAATCATATGCAGTTAGAAAATTTTAAAAGTATTGAGTTAAAAAATGTGAGAGAATTAGCTGGACTTGGTATTGTTGCTAATATAAATAATGATATTGAAATTAAGATTGGAAATTATAAATTTATTAATGGCAAATTGCAAGATACTGAAACAAGATTTTGTGTTTACGGAAAGTATGGAGATTTTTGTGTTAAATTTATTCTTTCTGAGCAGATTAAAAATGGAGCAAAGGAATTAATTAAATATTTAAATAAAAATAATATAGCTTGTTATATATTATCTGGTGATAAAGCTGCATCTGTTCACAAGATTGCACATGAGTTGTCTATTAATTACAACTACTGCTATTCAGAAAAATTACCTAATGAAAAATTAAAGATTTTAGAAGAATTTCAAACAGCAGGAAAAAAAGTTTTAGCATTAGGTGATGGAGTGAATGATGCGGCAATGTTGGCAAAAGCACATGTCGGCATAGCCTCGCATGGCGGTACAGATGTAGCATTGCATTCTGCTGATATATTTCTTCGTAAGCCAAATTTATTTTTGGTGAAAAATATATTTATTATAAGTAAACAAGCAAAAAAAACTTTAAAAATTTTAATATTAGTTAGTTTAGTCTACAATTTTATTGCTATTTATTTTGCTATTTTAGGGTATGTTGATCCCTTATTTGCAGCTATATTTATGCCAATTTCATCTTTATCAGTTTTTTTTATTGTTTATTTTAGAAAGGTTCATCTGGCATGA
- the ccoS gene encoding cbb3-type cytochrome oxidase assembly protein CcoS, with protein MSVVIYLAIFMIFVGAFFLFIFLLAVKNGQFDDLKSPAHKVLLDDEIEDQENKEINPSVKKNDNNLK; from the coding sequence ATGAGTGTTGTCATTTACTTAGCTATTTTTATGATTTTTGTTGGAGCATTTTTTCTCTTTATTTTTTTACTTGCTGTAAAAAATGGTCAATTTGATGATTTAAAATCCCCTGCACACAAGGTTCTCCTTGATGATGAGATAGAAGATCAAGAAAATAAAGAGATAAACCCTAGTGTAAAAAAAAATGATAATAATCTTAAATAG
- a CDS encoding GTP-binding protein has translation MEIIKKKLPVTLLSGFLGAGKTTLLKEILTNKNNLKVAVIVNDMAESNIDAMLIQTDETKLLRKEETLVEMSNGCICCTLREDLLVEIMKLAKEDKYDQIIIESTGISEPLPVAETFTFEDENGVSLSDFAYLDACITVVDAKNFLEEYCHSQSLYSRQLTEVDDERNISNLLADQVEFSNIILINKVDLVSDDEVNELLAILKQMNSKAKIYQTTNCKIALDKILHTNLFNFSDAEANDNWLAEARGSHNPETEEYGISSFVYKNSKPFQKEKFWKFIEKETDSILRSKGFIWFNDSIDSIHFWSQAGASCSIEEYPAEDGEKYQEIVFIGQNIDQNGMIQKLNACAVVE, from the coding sequence ATGGAAATTATAAAGAAAAAACTTCCTGTAACATTGTTATCTGGTTTTCTAGGAGCAGGAAAAACAACCTTATTAAAAGAAATTCTAACAAATAAAAATAATTTAAAAGTTGCTGTAATTGTTAATGATATGGCTGAATCAAATATTGATGCCATGTTGATTCAAACAGATGAAACAAAACTATTAAGAAAAGAAGAAACTCTAGTAGAAATGAGCAACGGCTGTATCTGCTGTACTTTGCGAGAAGATTTACTGGTGGAAATTATGAAGTTGGCTAAAGAAGATAAATATGATCAAATTATTATTGAATCTACAGGTATTTCAGAACCATTACCTGTGGCAGAAACTTTTACATTTGAAGATGAAAATGGAGTTTCATTATCAGATTTTGCATATTTAGATGCTTGTATAACAGTTGTAGATGCAAAGAATTTCCTTGAAGAATATTGCCACTCCCAAAGTCTTTATTCCCGCCAATTGACTGAAGTCGATGATGAAAGAAATATTTCTAATTTATTGGCTGATCAAGTAGAATTCTCAAACATTATTTTAATTAATAAAGTTGATTTAGTAAGTGATGATGAAGTAAACGAACTTTTAGCAATTTTAAAACAAATGAATTCTAAAGCAAAAATATATCAAACAACGAATTGTAAAATAGCTTTAGATAAAATATTGCACACAAATTTATTTAATTTTTCCGATGCTGAAGCTAATGATAATTGGTTAGCTGAAGCAAGAGGATCACATAATCCAGAGACTGAGGAGTATGGAATATCAAGTTTTGTTTATAAAAATTCTAAACCTTTTCAGAAAGAAAAATTTTGGAAATTTATTGAAAAAGAAACTGATTCTATTTTACGTTCCAAAGGTTTTATTTGGTTTAATGATAGTATTGATTCCATTCATTTTTGGTCACAAGCTGGAGCGTCGTGTTCTATTGAAGAATACCCTGCTGAAGATGGAGAAAAATATCAAGAAATTGTATTTATTGGACAAAATATAGATCAAAATGGAATGATACAAAAATTAAATGCATGTGCTGTTGTAGAGTGA
- a CDS encoding mechanosensitive ion channel family protein — MNEFLKVYYNMQFNKIHLELFWTFVINIFFSVISVIVVYFLTKWFIHFVKKTNDKVQKIDPTLLPITLTVIKYASFIVCVLIILNIFGANTNGIIAFLGAAGVGVALALKETLQNIASGIMLIFLRPFQVNDYIESNANIGTVQEINLFTTTLKTPDGLFLFVPNSLLWNSSIKNFTRNGTRRLDINVGISYESDAEKAREIILNLTRLDGRILKEPSPIIVITALNESAVNVMLRCWVLVDNYWDVNYYLYKTIKANFEEQGISIPYPQRNVNLKILQDQAEVFKLTDRKST, encoded by the coding sequence ATGAACGAATTTTTAAAGGTTTATTATAATATGCAATTTAACAAAATTCATTTAGAATTGTTTTGGACATTTGTGATTAATATATTTTTCTCAGTGATTTCGGTAATAGTTGTGTATTTTTTGACAAAGTGGTTTATTCATTTTGTCAAGAAGACTAACGATAAAGTGCAGAAAATTGATCCAACTTTATTGCCTATCACTCTTACAGTAATTAAGTATGCATCATTTATTGTCTGTGTTTTGATTATATTGAATATTTTTGGGGCGAATACAAATGGTATTATAGCTTTTTTAGGTGCAGCTGGTGTTGGTGTAGCTTTGGCTTTGAAAGAAACATTACAAAATATTGCATCAGGAATAATGCTAATTTTTTTAAGACCCTTTCAGGTGAATGATTATATAGAATCCAATGCAAATATTGGAACGGTTCAAGAAATAAATTTATTTACCACAACATTAAAAACCCCTGATGGACTTTTTTTATTTGTTCCAAATAGTCTTTTATGGAATTCTTCTATCAAAAATTTTACTAGAAATGGAACTAGACGTTTAGATATTAATGTAGGAATTTCATACGAAAGTGACGCAGAAAAAGCTAGAGAAATAATTCTTAATTTAACTAGACTAGATGGAAGAATTTTAAAAGAACCATCACCTATCATTGTAATTACTGCTCTAAATGAAAGTGCTGTAAATGTGATGTTAAGATGCTGGGTATTAGTTGATAATTATTGGGATGTAAATTATTATTTATATAAAACAATTAAAGCAAATTTTGAGGAACAAGGCATATCAATTCCTTATCCACAACGTAATGTAAATTTAAAAATACTCCAAGATCAAGCTGAAGTATTTAAATTAACTGATCGTAAAAGTACTTAA
- a CDS encoding esterase/lipase family protein, whose product MERFFVYFLLLSFFIQNKSFAKNHLPVVLVHGLTGWGRQEMKGFYYWGGMNDLQEDLKIKDYQVISASVGPLSSNYDRAIELYAQLKGTCADYGEYHAKKFGHARYGKCYQTPLLQKWDENHKIHLLGHSQGGQTIRAFLKLLKEGSIEELNTFQANRNELFSGNKDWIYSLTTVSTPNNGTSLTNILDVFIPTLQTLFSFFSAAVGITQNSFYDFKLDHWGLARDRHESFSDYFNKVINSKAFTTKDISKWDLSPEGALEFNETEKIYSNVYYFTLATKSTHITNPFNNCKFSFLNILDLPTAAIGCFTQNISEKINIDESWLDNDGMVNTISMQAPFQQKQVYFSNKEKVNSGVWNFLGVKDTWNHIDIIGTFPTFRKTYASVKDIYENHLKLLYDL is encoded by the coding sequence ATGGAACGTTTTTTTGTCTATTTTCTTCTTTTATCTTTTTTTATCCAGAATAAAAGTTTTGCAAAAAATCATTTACCAGTTGTATTAGTTCATGGATTAACAGGATGGGGACGACAAGAAATGAAAGGATTTTATTACTGGGGAGGAATGAATGACCTGCAGGAAGATCTTAAGATAAAAGATTATCAAGTCATAAGTGCATCTGTTGGACCATTAAGTTCAAATTATGATAGAGCTATTGAATTATATGCACAACTTAAAGGAACATGTGCTGATTATGGTGAGTATCATGCAAAAAAATTTGGACACGCTCGATATGGTAAGTGCTATCAAACTCCGCTTTTACAAAAGTGGGATGAAAACCATAAAATACATTTATTAGGTCATAGTCAAGGTGGGCAGACTATCCGTGCATTTCTTAAGTTATTAAAAGAAGGTTCAATAGAAGAATTGAACACATTTCAAGCTAATAGAAACGAACTTTTTTCAGGGAATAAGGATTGGATATATAGTTTAACAACTGTTTCAACTCCTAATAATGGCACATCACTTACAAATATTTTGGATGTATTTATACCAACTTTACAAACACTTTTTTCATTTTTTAGTGCAGCAGTTGGAATAACTCAAAATTCTTTTTATGATTTCAAACTCGATCATTGGGGTTTAGCTAGAGACAGGCACGAATCTTTTTCTGATTATTTTAATAAAGTTATTAATTCAAAAGCATTTACAACAAAAGATATAAGCAAATGGGATTTAAGTCCTGAAGGTGCTTTAGAGTTTAATGAAACAGAAAAGATTTATTCAAATGTTTACTACTTTACATTAGCAACTAAATCAACGCATATTACAAATCCTTTTAACAACTGCAAGTTTTCATTTCTTAATATTTTAGATTTGCCAACAGCAGCAATAGGTTGTTTTACACAAAATATTTCTGAAAAAATTAATATTGATGAAAGTTGGCTTGATAATGATGGAATGGTTAACACAATAAGTATGCAAGCTCCATTTCAACAAAAGCAAGTTTATTTTTCAAATAAAGAAAAAGTAAACTCAGGAGTATGGAATTTTCTTGGAGTCAAAGACACTTGGAATCATATAGATATTATTGGTACTTTCCCAACATTTAGAAAAACATATGCCTCAGTAAAAGACATATATGAAAATCATTTAAAATTACTTTATGACTTATAA
- a CDS encoding VOC family protein: MDPRPARMPWLSPYLAVRNLERTADFYTKAFGFKVKGMKDQHGNVNHINVFHKNTVICMLHPENAMGSPARAPASLNITPSQSFYVFVDNVDKVYEKAVASGCRSIVSPEDFYWGDRMCTVVDIDGYSWSFAKELKKPKAKKKKATASKKKKSAVKKSTAKSTKKKVTKRKTKK; the protein is encoded by the coding sequence ATGGATCCTCGTCCTGCCCGTATGCCATGGCTTTCTCCTTATCTAGCTGTAAGAAATCTAGAAAGAACTGCAGATTTCTATACAAAAGCATTTGGTTTTAAAGTAAAAGGTATGAAGGACCAGCACGGAAATGTTAATCATATAAATGTTTTTCATAAAAATACGGTTATTTGCATGCTGCATCCAGAAAATGCAATGGGTAGCCCAGCAAGAGCCCCTGCTTCTTTAAATATCACTCCATCTCAGTCGTTTTATGTGTTTGTTGATAATGTTGATAAAGTATATGAGAAAGCTGTTGCGAGTGGTTGTAGAAGTATTGTTTCCCCAGAAGATTTCTATTGGGGGGATAGAATGTGCACTGTTGTTGATATAGATGGCTATTCTTGGTCATTTGCAAAAGAGCTAAAAAAGCCAAAAGCAAAAAAGAAAAAAGCTACAGCATCTAAGAAAAAGAAATCTGCAGTTAAAAAAAGTACAGCAAAATCTACGAAGAAAAAAGTAACAAAGAGAAAAACTAAGAAATAA
- a CDS encoding DODA-type extradiol aromatic ring-opening family dioxygenase, with translation MQNINTPCLFIAHGSPMNAIGKTDFSIKLNEIGNSLKNKINAIVCFSAHWRTEGLFISGANSLKTIYDFSGFPNELSNIVYTPQGSPGLAKRLKAELKDFSPILDDNRGIDHGAWSILIHLFPLADIPVVLISQNLDFKLTQHYEIGKILKPLRDENILFIGSGNIVHSFFSFSPDISAPTPDWAIFFDEKIKNALENKDHNTILRYRRLFGKSAKLAVPTEEHFIPLLYIIGLESESDQIEFFYDKFQNSSMSMRSFILRQLAQRN, from the coding sequence ATGCAAAATATAAATACTCCTTGTTTATTTATTGCACATGGAAGCCCAATGAATGCAATAGGAAAAACTGATTTTTCAATAAAATTAAATGAAATAGGAAATTCACTTAAAAATAAAATTAACGCCATTGTTTGTTTTTCGGCACATTGGCGAACTGAAGGATTATTTATTTCTGGTGCAAATAGTTTGAAAACAATATATGATTTTTCTGGATTCCCTAACGAGCTTTCTAATATAGTTTATACACCACAAGGAAGTCCAGGGTTAGCAAAACGATTAAAAGCCGAATTAAAAGATTTTTCTCCTATACTTGATGACAATAGAGGAATTGATCATGGAGCTTGGAGCATTTTGATACATTTATTTCCATTAGCCGATATTCCTGTTGTTTTAATTAGTCAAAATTTAGATTTTAAATTAACTCAACACTATGAAATAGGGAAAATCTTAAAACCATTGAGAGATGAAAACATTTTATTTATTGGTAGTGGTAACATAGTACATTCATTTTTTTCATTTTCACCAGACATTTCAGCACCTACTCCAGATTGGGCTATTTTCTTTGATGAGAAAATTAAAAATGCCTTAGAAAATAAAGACCATAATACAATCTTAAGGTATAGGCGCTTATTTGGAAAAAGCGCTAAACTAGCTGTTCCAACTGAAGAACATTTTATTCCACTTTTATATATAATAGGATTAGAATCCGAGTCAGATCAAATAGAGTTTTTTTATGATAAATTTCAAAATAGTTCTATGTCTATGCGGAGCTTTATACTTAGGCAACTTGCTCAAAGGAATTAA
- a CDS encoding SCO family protein gives MYKKFFVLVITSLLFFLEIKSYPQSIFQNPDKNRTLPPVDLVPEVNKGVTIKEQLGKKIDLNLKFTDQNGEIKTLKQLTENGKPILLTLNYYRCVSLCSVQLLNLVKTLQELNWPIGKDFTVLTVSFDPNDSFHDAKKKQSEYLEKLGQTNADWNFFVGDSKNIDILTKEVGFYYKYIPENKEYSHTAAIFFIAPDGTITRYIYGISYKVNDVKFSLMDASQGKIGSTTDRFLLFCCYYDPNAGAYTGFAMGFMRVVGICMISFLLILIFVYYRKRKYNLLKMNYKE, from the coding sequence ATGTATAAAAAATTTTTTGTTCTAGTAATTACTTCTCTTTTATTTTTTTTAGAAATTAAAAGTTATCCTCAAAGTATTTTTCAAAATCCAGATAAAAATAGAACTTTGCCGCCAGTAGATCTTGTACCCGAAGTAAATAAGGGAGTTACTATAAAAGAACAACTGGGTAAAAAAATTGATTTAAATTTAAAGTTTACAGATCAAAATGGTGAAATAAAAACTTTAAAGCAATTAACTGAAAATGGAAAACCAATTCTTTTAACCTTAAATTACTATAGATGTGTCAGCTTATGCAGTGTTCAACTATTAAATTTAGTTAAAACTTTACAAGAATTAAATTGGCCAATAGGAAAAGATTTTACAGTTTTAACTGTAAGTTTTGATCCTAATGATTCTTTTCATGATGCAAAAAAGAAACAAAGTGAATATCTAGAAAAATTAGGACAAACAAACGCTGATTGGAATTTTTTTGTCGGGGATAGCAAAAATATTGATATTTTAACTAAAGAAGTGGGTTTCTATTATAAGTATATTCCAGAAAATAAAGAATATTCACATACAGCGGCTATTTTTTTTATAGCTCCTGATGGAACAATTACGCGTTATATCTATGGAATTTCTTATAAAGTAAATGATGTCAAATTTTCATTAATGGATGCCTCACAAGGAAAAATTGGTTCTACTACAGATAGATTTCTATTATTTTGTTGCTACTATGATCCAAACGCAGGTGCATATACTGGTTTTGCAATGGGGTTTATGCGTGTAGTTGGAATTTGTATGATTTCTTTTTTACTTATATTAATTTTTGTATACTATAGAAAAAGAAAATATAACTTATTAAAAATGAATTATAAGGAATAG
- a CDS encoding pirin family protein → MFEIRKSKDRGSANYDWLNTNFTFSFNGYYDPKFLGFRSLKVINEDFLKGGGGFPFHEHKNMEIITYLVSGVLEHKDTLGNSAIISSGEVQLMSAGAGIKHSEFNHSKIDDVHLLQIWIEPNEYDKPPAYQQKNYNNSSDKLLLLASANGERSSLILKQDVKLYRAILSKDENFSYKLKKERHAWIQLISGKLLINDSVILSSGDGLAITEGEILNFKGDELNNHFLIFDLC, encoded by the coding sequence ATGTTTGAAATTAGGAAAAGTAAAGATAGAGGTTCTGCAAATTATGATTGGCTTAATACTAATTTTACTTTTTCATTTAATGGCTATTATGACCCAAAATTTCTTGGTTTTCGTTCATTAAAAGTAATAAATGAAGATTTTTTAAAAGGTGGTGGAGGATTTCCTTTTCACGAGCATAAAAATATGGAAATTATTACTTATTTGGTTTCTGGCGTTTTGGAGCATAAAGATACATTAGGAAATAGTGCAATAATTTCTTCTGGTGAAGTGCAATTGATGAGTGCAGGAGCAGGAATAAAACATAGTGAATTTAATCATTCAAAAATTGATGATGTGCATCTTTTGCAAATTTGGATAGAACCAAATGAATATGATAAACCTCCAGCATATCAACAAAAAAATTATAACAATTCTTCAGATAAGTTGCTTTTGCTGGCTTCAGCAAATGGTGAAAGAAGTTCATTAATTTTAAAGCAAGATGTGAAATTATATCGAGCTATTCTTTCAAAAGATGAAAATTTTTCATATAAATTAAAAAAAGAAAGACATGCTTGGATTCAATTAATATCAGGAAAATTGTTAATAAATGATTCTGTAATTTTAAGTTCCGGTGATGGGCTTGCAATTACAGAAGGGGAAATTCTTAATTTTAAAGGTGATGAATTAAATAATCATTTTCTAATTTTCGATTTATGTTGA
- a CDS encoding zinc-binding alcohol dehydrogenase family protein — translation MFAFRPFYNATKDKIQFKKVEVPIPEIKEQDILVKVLAISVNPADYKIALWKKDMPEQNILGWDVSGIIEKVGNNVKNFKVGDKVFYAGSLIRQGANAEYHVVDERIVGHMPKSISYKEAAAVPLTALTAYEALFEQLKISQELNIKPKKILLVGAAGGVGSMAIQLLKKLTNCIVIATASRKESIEWVKSLGADYTIDHTKSFLSQLNSQGINEVDYTFFINGTEQYFDQIPEIMKPFGRIVAIDDPENKLDLMKLKGKSLTFSWELMFTHSLYETEDMIKQHHILNKVSQLIDAKKIKTTLSSDLGMISEESLEKSHDLLKTGKTIGKIVLTF, via the coding sequence ATGTTTGCTTTTAGACCATTTTACAACGCTACGAAGGATAAAATTCAATTTAAAAAAGTGGAAGTTCCAATACCAGAAATAAAGGAACAAGACATTCTTGTAAAAGTTTTGGCAATTTCTGTAAACCCAGCAGACTACAAAATAGCACTTTGGAAAAAAGACATGCCTGAACAAAATATTCTTGGATGGGATGTTTCTGGTATTATTGAAAAAGTTGGTAATAATGTAAAAAACTTTAAAGTAGGTGATAAAGTTTTTTATGCTGGATCACTAATTCGACAAGGCGCTAATGCGGAATATCATGTTGTGGATGAAAGAATTGTTGGTCATATGCCAAAAAGCATTTCTTATAAAGAAGCAGCAGCTGTTCCTTTAACAGCATTAACAGCATATGAAGCATTATTTGAACAATTAAAAATTTCCCAAGAATTAAATATAAAACCAAAGAAAATATTACTAGTAGGCGCTGCTGGTGGTGTAGGGTCCATGGCAATTCAACTGCTAAAAAAATTAACAAATTGTATTGTTATCGCTACAGCATCAAGAAAAGAGTCTATCGAATGGGTTAAATCTTTGGGAGCAGATTATACCATAGATCATACCAAAAGCTTTTTATCCCAATTAAACTCACAAGGTATTAATGAGGTTGATTACACGTTTTTTATTAATGGAACAGAACAATATTTTGATCAAATACCTGAAATAATGAAGCCATTTGGGAGAATTGTTGCTATTGATGACCCAGAAAATAAATTAGATCTTATGAAATTGAAAGGGAAATCTTTGACATTTTCATGGGAGTTAATGTTTACTCATTCATTATATGAAACAGAAGACATGATTAAGCAACATCATATTTTAAATAAAGTTTCTCAACTTATTGATGCAAAAAAAATAAAGACAACACTTTCTAGTGATTTAGGAATGATTTCAGAGGAGTCATTGGAAAAATCTCATGACTTATTAAAGACAGGAAAAACAATTGGAAAAATTGTCTTAACATTTTAA
- a CDS encoding LysR family transcriptional regulator, whose protein sequence is MKINNLDELKAFVLLFQEKSYTKVAAKLKVSKAALSNKIRVLEENIQFSLFHRSTRIVTPTQEAEVFYSKALQILDLLKELELSYSAVKKMEGKIHITCSNSIAVSFLGKVITDFMQQFKDIQIQLTVTDSYLDLLENNIDLAIRIGNLPSSSLFGKKMGTNRLIFACSPNYLQTNTLPKTLSDLNEHKIAYLDIHEKIQFVKSKFKLNNLKCKRDLKTNYSNVINEYGLNGGGIIVRSFWDVKEYISQGKLIEIKLDDYLEDYGNIWLLTNNSRYENLRIKTLFQFILEKWKINNS, encoded by the coding sequence ATGAAAATCAATAATTTAGATGAACTAAAAGCTTTCGTCCTCCTATTTCAAGAAAAAAGTTATACTAAGGTTGCTGCCAAACTAAAGGTTTCTAAAGCTGCTTTATCAAATAAAATAAGAGTATTAGAAGAAAATATCCAATTTTCTTTATTTCACCGGAGTACAAGGATAGTTACTCCTACCCAGGAAGCAGAAGTATTTTACTCAAAGGCATTACAAATTTTAGATTTGTTAAAAGAGTTAGAATTATCATATTCAGCTGTAAAAAAAATGGAAGGAAAAATTCATATAACATGCTCAAATTCAATTGCGGTTAGCTTTTTAGGAAAAGTTATTACAGATTTCATGCAGCAGTTTAAAGATATTCAAATACAACTTACTGTTACAGATAGTTATTTGGATTTACTGGAAAATAATATTGATCTAGCAATTAGGATTGGAAATTTACCTTCATCATCTTTATTTGGCAAAAAAATGGGAACAAATAGATTAATTTTTGCATGTTCTCCAAATTACTTACAAACAAATACTTTACCTAAAACTTTAAGTGATTTAAATGAGCATAAAATAGCATATTTAGACATCCATGAAAAAATTCAATTTGTAAAATCTAAATTCAAATTAAATAATCTAAAATGTAAAAGAGATTTAAAAACAAATTATTCAAATGTTATAAATGAATACGGACTTAACGGAGGAGGAATAATAGTGCGATCATTTTGGGATGTAAAAGAGTATATTTCACAAGGGAAACTTATTGAAATTAAATTAGATGATTATTTAGAAGATTATGGTAATATATGGTTGCTAACTAACAATAGTCGTTATGAAAATTTAAGAATAAAAACTTTATTTCAATTTATTTTAGAAAAGTGGAAAATTAATAATAGTTAA